A genomic window from Punica granatum isolate Tunisia-2019 chromosome 2, ASM765513v2, whole genome shotgun sequence includes:
- the LOC116195291 gene encoding RNA-binding protein 42-like, translating into MQHHLNQMLVMAAPAFSRPSFDVGGGHTQMQPMAPNTPNAYPREELFRSARGPAITRPALVPPAPIQELTQSIRPEFQPVPTVQPMVRPAVPHPALQFGGPAPVVRSVGGPAITHQALVPPAPIEELTQSIRPEFQPVPTVLPMAQRRLDEMLVMVAPADSRPSFDVCGQTQIQPMPPNTPNAHLREELFRSVGGPAAPHPGLVPPAPTQDLTQSIRPEFQPVATVQPMVWPHHLDTVPLH; encoded by the exons ATGCAACACCATCTTAATCAGATGCTCGTGATGGCAGCTCCGGCTTTCTCCAGGCCGAGCTTCGATGTAGGTGGAGGACATACTCAGATGCAGCCCATGGCGCCAAACACACCCAATGCATATCCTCGGGAGGAACTCTTCAGATCTGCCAGAGGACCCGCCATCACACGCCCGGCTCTGGTCCCACCTGCGCCTATTCAAGAGCTTACGCAATCCATCAGACCGGAGTTTCAGCCAGTGCCCACTGTTCAACCAATGGTACGGCCTGCCGTCCCACACCCGGCTCTTCAGTTTGGAGGACCTGCCCCAGTCGTCAGATCCGTCGGAGGACCCGCCATCACACACCAGGCACTGGTCCCACCTGCACCTATTGAAGAGCTTACACAATCCATCAGACCGGAGTTTCAGCCGGTGCCCACTGTTCTACCAATG GCACAACGCCGTCTTGATGAGATGCTCGTCATGGTAGCCCCAGCAGACTCCAGGCCGAGCTTCGACGTATGTGGTCAGACTCAGATACAGCCCATGCCGCCAAACACACCCAATGCACATCTTCGGGAGGAACTCTTTAGATCTGTCGGAGGACCCGCTGCCCCTCACCCAGGTCTGGTCCCACCTGCACCTACTCAAGACCTTACACAATCCATCAGACCGGAGTTTCAGCCAGTGGCCACTGTTCAACCAATGGTATGGCCCCATCACCTGGACACAGTGCCACTACACTGA